In a single window of the Corvus hawaiiensis isolate bCorHaw1 chromosome 19, bCorHaw1.pri.cur, whole genome shotgun sequence genome:
- the RNF157 gene encoding E3 ubiquitin ligase RNF157 isoform X1: protein MGALTSRQNAGVEEVDIPANSVYRYPPKSGSYFANHFIMGGEKFDSTHPEGYLFGENSDLNFLGNRPVVEPVKTLRSLINIRKDTLRLVKCSEEVKTPGEEVSKAKVHYNVEFTFDTDTRVAITIYYQATEEFHNGVASYTPRDNSLQSETVHYKRGVCQQFCVPSHTIDPSEWSEEELGFDLDREVYPMVVQAVVDEGEEHSGHCHVLLATFEKHSDGTFCVKPLKQKQVVDGVSYLLQEIYGIENKYNTQDSKVAEDEVSDNSAECVVCLSDVRDTLILPCRHLCLCNTCADTLRYQANNCPICRLPFRALLQIRAMRKKLGPLSPTSFNPIIASQTSDSEEHSSSENIPPGYEVVSLLEALNGPLTPSPAALPLRALGDPPGVGTLPSYGSDGPLPPLRALSPLERLPDCGPPGLKLKKSISKSISQNSSILPEEEDEKSCTESELRVSRRRSPARCEEECGATPESENLTLSSSGAIDQSSCTGTPLSSTISSPEEPVSSSLAQSVMSMASSQSQHSQLSTDTVSSMSGSYIAPGTEEEEEEEEGDVLPSPEAASATASDGESTPVESPDLNFVSISAEERDAEGNDVLEDEDASPTQEDGPRTGAFLGLRCDNNNDVGIAHVRALDNKLCSEACLPGSSVCVKVHVRSVPTRFSSPTLVPLPCPELPKGDKCIEDLWPLCGRGQWAGDPPQPCRLSFLNLCVGKRAKKPRPHPPWGLHQYICGQAGSNSAPALPLQLTLWQVPDLQQVLESQESG, encoded by the exons GGAGTTACTTTGCCAACCACTTCATCATGGGCGGGGAGAAGTTCGACTCCACGCACCCCGAGGGGTACCTCTTCGGCGAGAACAGCGACCTCAACTTCCTGGGGAACCGGCCCGTGGTG GAACCCGTGAAGACCCTCAGGAGCTTGATCAATATCCGCAAGGACACCCTGCGCCTCGTCAA GTGCTCGGAGGAGGTGAAGACCCCGGGGGAAGAAGTGAGCAAGGCCAAGGTGCACTACAACGTGGAGTTCACCTTCGACACAGACACCCGTGTGGCCATAACCATCTACTACCAGGCAACCGAGGAGTTCCACAACGGGGTGGCGAG CTACACCCCCAGGGACAACAGCCTGCAGTCGGAGACGGTGCACTACAAGCGAGGGGTGTGCCAGCAGTTCTGTGTGCCCTCCCACACCATCGACCCCTCTGAGTGGAGCGAGGAGGAG ctgggcTTCGACCTGGACCGTGAGGTTTATCCCATGGTGGTGCAGGCGGTGGTGGATGAAGGAGAGG AGCACAGTGGGCACTGCCatgtgctgctggccacctttgAGAAG CACAGCGATGGCACCTTCTGTGTGAAGCCCCTCAAGCAGAAGCAAGTG GTGGATGGAGTGAGCTACCTCTTGCAGGAGATCTACGGCATCGAGAACAAGTACAACACGCAGGACTCCAAG GTGGCCGAGGACGAGGTGAGCGATAACAGCGCCGAGTGCGTGGTTTGCCTGTCGGATGTCCGGGACACCCTGATCCTGCCCTGCCGCCACCTCTGCCTCTGCAACACCTGCGCCGACACCCTGCGCTACCAGGCCAACAACTGCCCCATCTGCAGGCTGC CTTTCCGAGCCTTGCTTCAAATCCGAGCCATGAGGAAAAAGCTGGGCCCCCTCTCGCCCACCAGCTTCAACCCCATCATCGCCTCGCAGACCTCCGACTCCGAGGAGCACTCG tCCTCGGAGAACATCCCCCCGGGTTACGAGGTGGTGTCACTGCTGGAGGCCCTCAATGGGCCGCTGACGCCGTCGCCGGCCGCGCTGCCCCTGCGAGCGCTGGGGGACCCCCCGGGCGTGGGGACCCTGCCCTCCTACGGCAGCGATGGCCCCCTGCCCCCCCTGAGGGCCCTGTCACCCCTCGAGCGCCTGCCTGACTGCGGTCCCCCGGGGCTCAAGCTGAAGAAGAGCATCTCCAA GTCCATCTCACAGAACTCCTCTATCCTGCCCgaagaggaggatgagaagTCGTGCACTGAGTCAGAGCTGAGGGTCTCCAGGAGGAGATCCCCAGCCCGGTGTGAGGAG GAATGTGGTGCAACGCCAGAGAGTGAAAACCTCACCCTGTCATCATCAGGAGCCATTGACCAGTCCTCGTGCACTGGGACACCCCTCTCCTCCACCATCTCATCCCCAGAAG AGCCCgtgagcagcagcctggctcagTCCGTCATGTCCATGGCCTCCTCCCAGAgccagcactcccagctcagcactgaCACTGTGTCCTCCATGTCTGGCTCCTACATCGCCCCTGGCacggaggaggaagaggaggaggaggagggggacgTGCTCCCTTCGCCCGAGGCCGCCAGCGCCACAGCGTCTGATGGAGAG TCAACACCTGTGGAGTCCCCGGATCTAAACTTTGTCAGCATCTCTGCCGAGGAGCGCGATGCCGAG GGCAACGATGTGCTGGAGGACGAGGACGCCTCTCCCACACAGGAAGACG GCCCGAGGACAGGCGCTTTCCTCGGTCTGAGGTGTGACAATAACAATGACGTGGGCATCGCACACGTGAGAGCGCTGGACAATAAACTGTGCTCTGAGGCCTGCTTACCTG gCTCCTCCGTCTGCGTGAAAGTTCATGTTCGCTCTGTGCCAACACGGTTTTCTTCACCCACGCTtgtgccccttccctgcccagagTTGCCCAAAGGTGACAAATGTATTGAAGACCTCTGGCCCCTGTGTGGAAGGGGGCAGTGGGCAGGGGACCCTCCCCAGCCTTGCAGGCTCAGCTTCCTCAACCTGTGTGTGGGGAAACGAGCCAAAAAGCCAAGACCACACCCTCCGTGGGGTCTCCATCAATACATTTGTGGACAAGCTGGAAGCAACTCTGCCCCTGCCTTGCCCCTTCAGCTGACTTTGTGGCAGGTCCCAGACTTGCAGCAGGTGCTGGAGAGCCAAGAGAGTGGGTGA
- the RNF157 gene encoding E3 ubiquitin ligase RNF157 isoform X2 produces MPGSYFANHFIMGGEKFDSTHPEGYLFGENSDLNFLGNRPVVFPYAAPPPQEPVKTLRSLINIRKDTLRLVKCSEEVKTPGEEVSKAKVHYNVEFTFDTDTRVAITIYYQATEEFHNGVASYTPRDNSLQSETVHYKRGVCQQFCVPSHTIDPSEWSEEELGFDLDREVYPMVVQAVVDEGEEHSGHCHVLLATFEKHSDGTFCVKPLKQKQVVDGVSYLLQEIYGIENKYNTQDSKVAEDEVSDNSAECVVCLSDVRDTLILPCRHLCLCNTCADTLRYQANNCPICRLPFRALLQIRAMRKKLGPLSPTSFNPIIASQTSDSEEHSSSENIPPGYEVVSLLEALNGPLTPSPAALPLRALGDPPGVGTLPSYGSDGPLPPLRALSPLERLPDCGPPGLKLKKSISKSISQNSSILPEEEDEKSCTESELRVSRRRSPARCEEECGATPESENLTLSSSGAIDQSSCTGTPLSSTISSPEEPVSSSLAQSVMSMASSQSQHSQLSTDTVSSMSGSYIAPGTEEEEEEEEGDVLPSPEAASATASDGESTPVESPDLNFVSISAEERDAEGNDVLEDEDASPTQEDGPRTGAFLGLRCDNNNDVGIAHVRALDNKLCSEACLPGSSVCVKVHVRSVPTRFSSPTLVPLPCPELPKGDKCIEDLWPLCGRGQWAGDPPQPCRLSFLNLCVGKRAKKPRPHPPWGLHQYICGQAGSNSAPALPLQLTLWQVPDLQQVLESQESG; encoded by the exons GGAGTTACTTTGCCAACCACTTCATCATGGGCGGGGAGAAGTTCGACTCCACGCACCCCGAGGGGTACCTCTTCGGCGAGAACAGCGACCTCAACTTCCTGGGGAACCGGCCCGTGGTG TTCCCTTACGCTGCTCCACCTCCTCAGGAACCCGTGAAGACCCTCAGGAGCTTGATCAATATCCGCAAGGACACCCTGCGCCTCGTCAA GTGCTCGGAGGAGGTGAAGACCCCGGGGGAAGAAGTGAGCAAGGCCAAGGTGCACTACAACGTGGAGTTCACCTTCGACACAGACACCCGTGTGGCCATAACCATCTACTACCAGGCAACCGAGGAGTTCCACAACGGGGTGGCGAG CTACACCCCCAGGGACAACAGCCTGCAGTCGGAGACGGTGCACTACAAGCGAGGGGTGTGCCAGCAGTTCTGTGTGCCCTCCCACACCATCGACCCCTCTGAGTGGAGCGAGGAGGAG ctgggcTTCGACCTGGACCGTGAGGTTTATCCCATGGTGGTGCAGGCGGTGGTGGATGAAGGAGAGG AGCACAGTGGGCACTGCCatgtgctgctggccacctttgAGAAG CACAGCGATGGCACCTTCTGTGTGAAGCCCCTCAAGCAGAAGCAAGTG GTGGATGGAGTGAGCTACCTCTTGCAGGAGATCTACGGCATCGAGAACAAGTACAACACGCAGGACTCCAAG GTGGCCGAGGACGAGGTGAGCGATAACAGCGCCGAGTGCGTGGTTTGCCTGTCGGATGTCCGGGACACCCTGATCCTGCCCTGCCGCCACCTCTGCCTCTGCAACACCTGCGCCGACACCCTGCGCTACCAGGCCAACAACTGCCCCATCTGCAGGCTGC CTTTCCGAGCCTTGCTTCAAATCCGAGCCATGAGGAAAAAGCTGGGCCCCCTCTCGCCCACCAGCTTCAACCCCATCATCGCCTCGCAGACCTCCGACTCCGAGGAGCACTCG tCCTCGGAGAACATCCCCCCGGGTTACGAGGTGGTGTCACTGCTGGAGGCCCTCAATGGGCCGCTGACGCCGTCGCCGGCCGCGCTGCCCCTGCGAGCGCTGGGGGACCCCCCGGGCGTGGGGACCCTGCCCTCCTACGGCAGCGATGGCCCCCTGCCCCCCCTGAGGGCCCTGTCACCCCTCGAGCGCCTGCCTGACTGCGGTCCCCCGGGGCTCAAGCTGAAGAAGAGCATCTCCAA GTCCATCTCACAGAACTCCTCTATCCTGCCCgaagaggaggatgagaagTCGTGCACTGAGTCAGAGCTGAGGGTCTCCAGGAGGAGATCCCCAGCCCGGTGTGAGGAG GAATGTGGTGCAACGCCAGAGAGTGAAAACCTCACCCTGTCATCATCAGGAGCCATTGACCAGTCCTCGTGCACTGGGACACCCCTCTCCTCCACCATCTCATCCCCAGAAG AGCCCgtgagcagcagcctggctcagTCCGTCATGTCCATGGCCTCCTCCCAGAgccagcactcccagctcagcactgaCACTGTGTCCTCCATGTCTGGCTCCTACATCGCCCCTGGCacggaggaggaagaggaggaggaggagggggacgTGCTCCCTTCGCCCGAGGCCGCCAGCGCCACAGCGTCTGATGGAGAG TCAACACCTGTGGAGTCCCCGGATCTAAACTTTGTCAGCATCTCTGCCGAGGAGCGCGATGCCGAG GGCAACGATGTGCTGGAGGACGAGGACGCCTCTCCCACACAGGAAGACG GCCCGAGGACAGGCGCTTTCCTCGGTCTGAGGTGTGACAATAACAATGACGTGGGCATCGCACACGTGAGAGCGCTGGACAATAAACTGTGCTCTGAGGCCTGCTTACCTG gCTCCTCCGTCTGCGTGAAAGTTCATGTTCGCTCTGTGCCAACACGGTTTTCTTCACCCACGCTtgtgccccttccctgcccagagTTGCCCAAAGGTGACAAATGTATTGAAGACCTCTGGCCCCTGTGTGGAAGGGGGCAGTGGGCAGGGGACCCTCCCCAGCCTTGCAGGCTCAGCTTCCTCAACCTGTGTGTGGGGAAACGAGCCAAAAAGCCAAGACCACACCCTCCGTGGGGTCTCCATCAATACATTTGTGGACAAGCTGGAAGCAACTCTGCCCCTGCCTTGCCCCTTCAGCTGACTTTGTGGCAGGTCCCAGACTTGCAGCAGGTGCTGGAGAGCCAAGAGAGTGGGTGA